A part of Desulfomicrobium baculatum DSM 4028 genomic DNA contains:
- a CDS encoding ABC transporter permease, with protein sequence MSTKDMRLALTLCRRELRGGLRGFGVFLGCLFLGVLAISAVGSLGRALEAGLAGDAKAILGGDVSVSLTSRDLSEAEAAYLGGFGDLSRTLSTRTMARAETAAPEQGRSVLIEFKGVDALYPLYGRMELEGGGEVQELLAVRDGLPGAVADRALFTRLGLAVGDEIRVGEVRFALRAVIEREPDRVVEFFSLGPRLMVSASAFGQTGLTQPGSLFRTEYLLRLPGGGAEQAVSRIRADNPDSGWRVRDYMHAAPRIRTVLERLSVDLTLIGLGALLVGGLGIAGGVRGYLGGRLNHMAAMKCMGGSSRVLFVSYLAQVLFLGFVGACAGILAGSLVPWLAGRFFSDVLPIQVRSGIYVAPLLQAALFGLVTTLAFSMPPLFRAVMVRPSGIFRGYVSADMARIPRAAILPTACAFALLALMVFWFAGNTRLSAWFVGGTIMAFVLFKGLARVIRWLAGKAPQLPWPSARIGVANIHRPGSPGVSLVFALGFGLTALVAVVMVNSSLTRALTAELAEEAPDFFFMDIRPDQVERFRALALDTPGVSRLDLRPMIRGRIVRIGDTPVENATVAEDVSWAVRGDRGLSYSVDFPAGSTLLRGEWWQADYAGPPLISLTSDLAKGFGVDLGDTLTVNVLGRNLTGTISSIREVDWRTLAMQFAIIFSPGTLDGAPQTWLGAAYGVDNEESLYARTTQAFPEVAVITIREVLDNAALILTRTVRIFQVMAGVALLAGFLVLAGAFSADQHRRIYDSVIYKVCGATRRDILAILVAEFSLAGLFTGLGSLALGTLTAWGVVQGLLRMQFRPDLAMGILTVLVGVGVSLCMGLLGTWRVLGRKAAPFLRNE encoded by the coding sequence ATGAGCACCAAGGACATGCGCCTGGCCCTGACTCTGTGCCGCCGGGAGCTGCGGGGCGGCCTGCGCGGCTTCGGCGTCTTTTTGGGATGCCTGTTTCTGGGCGTCCTGGCCATCAGCGCCGTGGGTTCTCTGGGGCGCGCCCTGGAAGCGGGTCTGGCCGGTGACGCCAAGGCCATCCTGGGCGGGGATGTGAGCGTGAGCCTCACCTCGCGGGACCTGAGCGAGGCTGAAGCGGCATATCTCGGCGGCTTCGGTGATCTGAGCCGGACCCTTTCCACGCGGACCATGGCCCGCGCGGAGACAGCCGCGCCGGAACAAGGGCGCTCCGTGCTGATCGAGTTCAAGGGCGTGGACGCTCTTTACCCCCTGTACGGCCGCATGGAGCTGGAAGGCGGCGGGGAGGTGCAGGAACTGCTTGCGGTCCGTGACGGTTTGCCCGGGGCCGTGGCTGACCGGGCCCTGTTCACCCGCCTCGGACTGGCCGTGGGGGATGAGATCCGTGTCGGCGAAGTGCGTTTCGCCTTGCGCGCGGTCATCGAGCGCGAGCCGGACCGCGTGGTCGAATTTTTCAGCCTGGGGCCCCGTCTCATGGTTTCCGCCAGCGCCTTTGGGCAGACCGGCCTGACCCAGCCGGGCAGCCTTTTCCGCACCGAGTACCTGCTGCGTCTGCCTGGCGGGGGCGCCGAGCAGGCGGTCAGCCGCATTCGCGCTGATAATCCCGATTCAGGTTGGCGGGTGCGCGATTACATGCACGCCGCCCCGCGCATCCGCACGGTGCTGGAGCGCCTGAGCGTGGACCTGACCCTGATCGGACTCGGCGCGCTGCTGGTCGGGGGCCTCGGCATCGCCGGCGGGGTGCGCGGGTACCTGGGCGGGCGGCTCAACCACATGGCGGCCATGAAATGCATGGGTGGATCGAGCAGGGTGCTGTTCGTTTCATACCTGGCGCAGGTTCTGTTCCTGGGCTTTGTCGGAGCCTGCGCCGGGATCCTGGCCGGGAGCCTTGTGCCCTGGCTGGCCGGGCGATTCTTTTCCGACGTCCTGCCCATCCAGGTCCGCAGCGGAATTTACGTCGCCCCCCTCCTACAGGCCGCCCTCTTTGGGCTGGTCACGACCTTGGCCTTTTCCATGCCGCCCCTTTTTCGCGCGGTCATGGTGCGGCCTTCGGGTATTTTCCGGGGATACGTCTCGGCCGACATGGCGCGCATCCCGCGGGCCGCGATCCTGCCCACGGCCTGCGCCTTTGCCCTGCTGGCGCTTATGGTCTTCTGGTTCGCAGGCAACACCAGGCTCTCGGCCTGGTTCGTGGGCGGCACCATCATGGCCTTTGTGCTGTTCAAAGGATTGGCCCGGGTCATTCGCTGGCTGGCGGGCAAGGCGCCACAATTGCCCTGGCCCAGCGCCCGCATCGGCGTGGCCAACATCCATCGTCCCGGCTCGCCGGGCGTGAGCCTGGTCTTTGCCCTGGGCTTCGGGCTCACGGCCCTGGTGGCCGTGGTCATGGTCAATTCCAGCCTGACCAGGGCGCTGACCGCCGAATTGGCCGAGGAGGCCCCGGATTTTTTCTTCATGGACATCCGCCCCGATCAGGTCGAAAGGTTTCGCGCCCTTGCCCTTGATACCCCCGGCGTTTCGCGTCTGGACCTGCGCCCCATGATCCGGGGGCGCATCGTGCGCATCGGTGACACGCCCGTGGAGAATGCCACCGTGGCCGAGGACGTGTCCTGGGCCGTGCGCGGTGACCGGGGCCTGTCGTACAGCGTGGATTTTCCGGCCGGCAGCACCCTTTTGCGGGGCGAGTGGTGGCAGGCGGATTATGCCGGCCCTCCGCTCATTTCCCTGACTTCCGACCTGGCCAAGGGCTTCGGGGTGGACCTTGGCGACACCTTGACCGTCAATGTGCTCGGCCGCAACCTGACCGGAACCATATCCAGCATCCGCGAGGTCGACTGGCGGACCCTGGCCATGCAGTTTGCCATCATCTTTTCTCCCGGAACTCTTGACGGCGCACCGCAGACCTGGCTCGGCGCGGCCTACGGCGTGGACAACGAAGAGAGCCTTTACGCCCGCACCACGCAAGCCTTTCCGGAGGTGGCCGTGATCACCATCCGCGAGGTGCTCGACAACGCGGCCCTGATTTTGACCCGCACGGTGCGCATCTTTCAGGTCATGGCCGGCGTTGCCCTCCTGGCCGGCTTTCTGGTGCTGGCCGGAGCCTTTTCGGCGGACCAGCACCGGCGCATCTACGACAGCGTCATCTACAAGGTCTGCGGGGCCACTCGGCGCGACATCCTGGCCATTCTCGTGGCCGAATTCTCCCTGGCCGGGCTGTTCACGGGCCTTGGCAGTCTGGCGTTGGGTACGCTCACGGCCTGGGGCGTGGTCCAGGGCCTTTTGCGCATGCAGTTCAGACCGGACCTCGCCATGGGCATTTTGACCGTACTGGTGGGTGTCGGGGTGTCGCTGTGCATGGGCTTGCTTGGCACATGGCGCGTACTGGGCCGCAAGGCGGCTCCGTTTTTGCGCAACGAATGA
- a CDS encoding ABC transporter ATP-binding protein, translating to MNVSSSVVLSDVHLTLTAGSGPVNILNGINLRVGQGETLAVVGPSGSGKTTMLMLMAGLERPTSGQVQVAGVDLTALNEDALSRFRREHLGIVFQAFHLIPTMTAVENAALPLEFAHHPKTRSRALEALEQVGLGHRAGHYPSQLSGGEQQRVALARAFAARPRIILADEPTGNLDEETGARVMELLFTLQAEENATLILVTHDRSLAKRCDRVATMHSGRMEA from the coding sequence ATGAATGTTTCCTCTTCTGTTGTGCTCAGTGACGTTCATTTGACGCTAACCGCCGGCTCGGGGCCGGTCAACATCCTGAACGGCATCAATCTGCGGGTGGGCCAGGGCGAGACCCTGGCCGTGGTCGGTCCCTCCGGTTCGGGCAAGACGACCATGCTCATGCTCATGGCCGGGCTTGAGCGGCCGACTTCCGGTCAGGTGCAGGTGGCCGGGGTCGATCTGACCGCCCTGAACGAGGACGCGCTGTCTCGCTTCAGGCGCGAGCATCTGGGCATCGTCTTTCAGGCCTTTCATCTCATCCCGACCATGACGGCTGTTGAAAACGCGGCCCTGCCCTTGGAATTCGCCCATCATCCAAAGACCAGAAGCCGGGCTCTGGAGGCGCTGGAACAGGTCGGGCTCGGCCATCGCGCCGGACATTATCCTTCGCAGCTTTCCGGCGGCGAGCAGCAGCGCGTGGCCCTGGCCCGCGCCTTTGCCGCGCGGCCGCGGATCATCCTGGCCGACGAGCCCACGGGGAACCTTGACGAGGAAACCGGGGCGCGGGTCATGGAACTGCTTTTTACGCTGCAGGCCGAAGAGAACGCGACCCTGATCCTGGTCACCCATGACCGCTCCCTGGCCAAACGCTGCGACCGGGTGGCGACCATGCACTCCGGGCGCATGGAGGCGTGA
- a CDS encoding arylesterase codes for MSSILIWSITWAAALILLCPVRGACAGPEIHILAFGDSLTAGYNLPPSKSFAAQLEERVLSQGRKVRVTNAGLSGDTTSGGRTRLAWSLQDKPDLIILELGANDGLRGLDPVFMRENLDAMIQECLDTGARVILAGMRAPVNWGEAYRTEFEKVFPELAQKYGLPLYPFFLEGVITNPALLLEDGLHPNAGGVERIVDGILPLVLDEVDGLMQSPA; via the coding sequence ATGTCGTCGATCCTTATATGGAGTATCACCTGGGCCGCGGCCCTCATATTGTTATGTCCGGTCCGCGGAGCGTGCGCGGGGCCCGAGATACACATCCTCGCCTTCGGGGACAGCCTGACCGCCGGCTACAACCTGCCTCCCTCCAAGTCCTTCGCCGCCCAACTGGAGGAGCGGGTGCTGAGCCAGGGACGAAAAGTCCGGGTCACCAACGCGGGTCTGTCCGGCGACACCACCAGCGGCGGGCGGACACGCCTGGCCTGGTCCCTGCAGGACAAGCCGGACCTGATCATCCTTGAACTCGGCGCCAATGACGGCCTGCGCGGGCTGGATCCGGTCTTCATGCGCGAGAACCTCGACGCCATGATTCAGGAATGCCTTGACACCGGAGCCCGAGTAATACTGGCCGGAATGCGCGCTCCGGTCAATTGGGGAGAAGCTTATCGAACGGAGTTCGAAAAAGTTTTCCCCGAGCTGGCTCAAAAATACGGGCTGCCTCTGTACCCTTTTTTTTTGGAAGGGGTTATAACAAATCCGGCCCTACTTCTTGAAGACGGACTGCATCCCAATGCTGGTGGCGTGGAGCGCATCGTGGACGGTATCCTGCCCCTGGTCCTGGACGAAGTGGACGGCCTGATGCAAAGTCCCGCATA